One window of the Runella slithyformis DSM 19594 genome contains the following:
- the gldC gene encoding gliding motility protein GldC — protein sequence MTQKEIRFTIEQDEEKIPEKIYWEATDNPNEGLEETKAIAVGVWDHFHRGTLFIPLWSKDMEVLDMKRFCIEMIGCVADTLRNATGDEIMAAEIDEVGIALSKRLQKEMLAAQKGQ from the coding sequence ATGACACAGAAAGAAATACGTTTTACCATTGAGCAGGATGAGGAGAAAATTCCCGAAAAAATATACTGGGAAGCCACCGACAATCCCAACGAAGGATTGGAAGAAACCAAGGCGATCGCCGTAGGCGTTTGGGATCATTTTCACCGAGGCACGCTCTTTATCCCTTTATGGTCAAAAGACATGGAAGTGCTTGATATGAAGCGCTTTTGTATCGAAATGATCGGCTGCGTGGCCGATACCTTACGCAATGCCACCGGCGACGAGATCATGGCTGCAGAAATTGACGAAGTGGGAATAGCACTGAGCAAACGCCTCCAAAAAGAGATGCTGGCCGCTCAAAAAGGGCAATAA
- a CDS encoding ABC transporter permease: MNFPVFVARRIRQPQNATFSATVSRVGVASIALGVIVGIVALSVLFGFKGTIYQKVFLFGSHIQISKLSLNQSFEESPILLHTPVYDQWQKIPGIRHRQAVAHKAGILKTPDELQGAVIKGVGRDYDWKLLRESLIEGRPIQFSDTSYAEEIILSRIIAQKLNLKTGDKVVMYFVQNPPRARKLTIVGIYETNLEEFDNQLVLGDIGLVQRLNGWGPDSVGAYEYFVNDFDRLETAAKTLYGQLPSDMRMERVTDRFRPLFEWLQLLDQNTSVLLVLVLFVTCFNIASVLLVMMMERTPMVGLLKTLGSPNVQIRRIFFFVGIRLAVKGLLIGNLIGLGLCLLQYHFHLIPLDPANYFMNTVPIVFHWKAIFLLNLGIILLIALILLLPTLIISQIQPVQALVFKK, from the coding sequence GTGAATTTCCCCGTTTTCGTGGCTCGCCGCATTCGTCAGCCCCAAAATGCCACCTTTTCGGCGACCGTTTCCAGAGTAGGCGTTGCTTCCATTGCATTGGGAGTCATCGTAGGCATTGTGGCCCTGTCGGTCTTATTTGGATTCAAAGGGACCATTTACCAAAAAGTATTTCTCTTTGGCTCCCATATTCAAATCTCCAAACTTTCCCTCAATCAATCGTTTGAAGAATCGCCCATTTTATTGCATACCCCCGTGTATGACCAATGGCAGAAAATTCCGGGCATTCGCCACCGACAGGCCGTGGCGCACAAAGCCGGTATTCTCAAGACCCCCGATGAATTGCAGGGAGCCGTCATCAAGGGCGTGGGGCGTGATTACGATTGGAAACTGTTGAGGGAAAGCCTGATCGAAGGACGCCCGATTCAATTTTCAGACACTTCGTATGCTGAAGAAATCATTCTTAGTCGCATCATTGCCCAAAAATTAAACCTGAAAACCGGCGATAAAGTCGTCATGTATTTTGTCCAAAACCCACCGAGGGCTCGAAAACTCACCATTGTGGGCATTTATGAAACCAATCTGGAAGAGTTTGATAATCAACTGGTTTTGGGAGACATTGGACTGGTTCAGCGACTCAATGGTTGGGGGCCCGACTCGGTGGGTGCTTATGAATATTTTGTTAATGATTTTGACCGTCTGGAAACTGCCGCCAAGACTCTGTACGGACAACTTCCCTCCGATATGCGCATGGAGCGGGTCACAGATCGGTTTCGACCGTTGTTTGAATGGTTACAATTGTTGGACCAAAATACGAGTGTATTGTTGGTACTGGTATTGTTTGTCACCTGTTTCAATATTGCCTCGGTGCTGCTTGTGATGATGATGGAACGCACACCGATGGTCGGACTGCTGAAAACGCTCGGCAGCCCTAATGTGCAAATTCGACGTATTTTCTTTTTTGTGGGCATTCGATTGGCTGTTAAAGGGCTGTTGATCGGAAATCTCATTGGTTTGGGGCTTTGCCTGCTCCAATATCACTTCCACCTTATTCCTCTCGACCCTGCCAATTATTTTATGAACACCGTACCCATTGTGTTTCATTGGAAGGCCATTTTCCTGCTCAATCTAGGTATCATCCTGTTGATTGCCCTTATTTTACTTCTGCCTACGCTCATCATCAGTCAGATTCAGCCCGTGCAGGCATTGGTATTTAAAAAGTAG
- a CDS encoding glycoside hydrolase family 113: MRSILFFLSTGLLFAACSRPSPPVYSGQKMRGINLVAPSKEIDTSAFTPIRQVNAEWVAVIPYGFCREGEPHFYFNMNKMWWGETKEGTAKTIALAHQSGLKVMLKPHAWVGRGMYTGDFDLKTEADWQTFEKDFGDYILTNARIADSMKVDLFCIATEMDNFAFKRAPFWRSMIRQVREIYKGPLTYADNWNNYPRNPFWADLDYIGVDAYFPLSSEKHPSVEALQKGWTVHLDELEEFAAKLQKPILFTEFGYRSVDFATEKPWESNDNKTDNPALQADAYRAFFKEVWPRKWLAGAFAWKWFLHQPRNFHRDAFSPQEKPAEDVLREEFGKN; this comes from the coding sequence ATGAGATCAATTCTATTTTTTTTGAGCACAGGTTTACTGTTTGCTGCCTGCTCGCGCCCGTCTCCTCCGGTGTATTCGGGGCAGAAGATGAGGGGCATCAACTTAGTGGCACCTTCGAAAGAAATTGATACATCCGCCTTTACGCCGATTCGACAGGTCAATGCAGAATGGGTAGCGGTGATCCCGTATGGTTTTTGCCGGGAAGGCGAACCGCACTTTTATTTCAATATGAATAAAATGTGGTGGGGTGAGACCAAGGAAGGAACGGCCAAAACGATTGCGCTGGCGCATCAAAGCGGCCTAAAAGTAATGCTAAAGCCGCACGCTTGGGTAGGTAGGGGAATGTATACAGGTGATTTTGACCTCAAAACTGAAGCTGATTGGCAGACATTTGAAAAAGATTTTGGCGATTATATCCTCACCAACGCCCGTATTGCAGATTCAATGAAGGTCGATTTGTTTTGCATTGCTACCGAAATGGACAACTTTGCCTTCAAACGGGCTCCGTTTTGGCGTTCGATGATTCGGCAGGTACGTGAGATTTACAAAGGTCCTTTGACCTACGCCGACAACTGGAATAACTATCCGCGTAATCCTTTTTGGGCCGATCTGGACTATATCGGCGTGGATGCCTATTTTCCGCTTTCGTCGGAGAAGCATCCTTCGGTGGAGGCATTGCAAAAAGGATGGACGGTGCACCTGGACGAATTGGAAGAATTCGCCGCCAAACTGCAGAAGCCCATTTTGTTTACGGAATTCGGCTATAGAAGCGTAGATTTTGCCACTGAAAAACCCTGGGAGTCGAATGACAATAAAACCGACAACCCGGCCTTACAGGCCGATGCCTACCGGGCTTTTTTTAAGGAAGTTTGGCCGCGAAAATGGTTGGCGGGGGCTTTTGCGTGGAAGTGGTTTCTGCATCAGCCGCGCAATTTTCATCGGGATGCGTTCTCACCCCAGGAAAAACCCGCGGAAGACGTACTGAGGGAAGAATTTGGAAAGAACTAA
- a CDS encoding sigma-70 family RNA polymerase sigma factor → MRQLKISKQITNRESQSLDKYLQEIGKVDLLTPDEEVTLAQRIREGDQQALERLTKANLRFVVSVAKQYQNQGLSLGDLINEGNLGLIKAAQRFDETRGFKFISYAVWWIRQSILQALAEQSRIVRLPLNRVGSLNKISKTFSDLEQKFEREPSPEELAEVLDISANEVVDTLKISGRHVSMDAPFVQGEENSLLDVLENDMEEKPDQGLINDSLRKEVARALSTLTQRESDVIALYFGLNGEHPMTLEEIGEKFNLTRERVRQIKEKAIRRLRHTSRSKALKTYLG, encoded by the coding sequence ATGAGACAGCTAAAAATCAGTAAGCAGATTACCAACCGAGAAAGCCAATCGCTTGATAAGTATTTACAGGAAATTGGTAAGGTAGATTTGCTGACTCCCGACGAGGAGGTGACTTTGGCGCAAAGAATTCGGGAAGGTGATCAACAGGCATTGGAGAGATTGACCAAAGCAAATTTACGCTTTGTGGTCTCCGTGGCTAAACAATACCAAAACCAAGGATTATCGCTTGGTGACCTTATCAATGAAGGAAACTTAGGATTGATCAAAGCCGCTCAGCGTTTTGATGAAACCCGCGGTTTTAAGTTTATCTCCTATGCCGTATGGTGGATTCGTCAATCCATTTTGCAGGCATTGGCCGAGCAGTCCCGTATTGTGCGCCTTCCGCTCAACCGCGTAGGGTCTCTCAATAAGATATCAAAAACATTTTCGGATCTCGAACAAAAATTCGAACGTGAGCCTTCTCCCGAAGAATTGGCCGAGGTATTGGATATCTCCGCCAATGAAGTGGTGGATACGCTCAAAATATCAGGCCGTCACGTATCGATGGATGCGCCTTTCGTGCAGGGGGAAGAAAACAGTCTGTTGGACGTGTTGGAAAATGACATGGAGGAGAAGCCTGACCAAGGGCTGATCAACGATTCACTTCGCAAGGAAGTAGCCCGTGCACTCTCTACCCTTACCCAGCGCGAATCAGACGTCATTGCCCTTTACTTTGGACTGAACGGAGAGCATCCCATGACGCTGGAAGAAATCGGGGAGAAGTTTAACCTTACCCGCGAGCGTGTACGCCAGATTAAGGAAAAAGCCATTCGTCGATTACGTCATACCTCACGCAGCAAAGCGTTGAAGACGTATTTGGGATAG
- a CDS encoding carboxypeptidase-like regulatory domain-containing protein, which produces MVKNVLIYVAALFAASFITHAQTLTGVIKDSKTNEPIPFASVFLSNTTFATETGIDGTFKLKNVPTGTHTLAICFIGYETLNRTIKVVKGQLVTFTESLVPSAQQLAEVKVQTNWDEKWEKQYQFMGETAAVQYCKVINPRVIDFGEKREVLTAKADKAIEIDNRFLGYRILYTLKSFKTDGVEIRLTGYAQFSELWSDKPSKKAFWAANRDKLLHFIKITP; this is translated from the coding sequence ATGGTGAAAAATGTACTGATTTACGTAGCAGCCCTCTTTGCAGCGAGTTTTATCACTCATGCCCAAACGTTGACAGGGGTGATAAAAGACAGTAAAACCAATGAACCCATTCCGTTTGCGAGTGTATTTTTGAGCAATACGACCTTTGCCACGGAAACGGGAATCGACGGTACGTTTAAACTTAAAAATGTACCTACCGGCACGCATACCTTGGCCATCTGCTTTATTGGTTACGAAACGTTGAACAGGACCATCAAAGTTGTAAAGGGACAGTTGGTTACATTTACTGAAAGTCTGGTGCCTTCTGCACAACAGTTGGCTGAGGTGAAAGTGCAGACCAATTGGGATGAAAAATGGGAAAAGCAATACCAGTTCATGGGAGAAACAGCGGCTGTTCAATACTGTAAAGTGATCAATCCCCGGGTCATTGATTTTGGAGAAAAAAGGGAGGTATTGACGGCCAAGGCAGATAAAGCCATCGAAATTGACAACCGTTTTTTGGGGTATCGGATACTCTATACCCTGAAAAGCTTCAAAACGGACGGGGTCGAAATAAGACTTACCGGATATGCGCAATTTTCCGAGCTTTGGTCCGATAAACCGAGTAAAAAAGCCTTTTGGGCGGCCAATCGGGATAAGCTACTGCATTTTATTAAAATAACGCCTTAA
- a CDS encoding ATP-grasp domain-containing protein translates to MSLTFLCITCFFKGGDFMRACKEAGNTVYLLTAKRTEGKAWPYESIDETFYLEDDSNSLANFENMIKGLAYVMRTRKIDRVVALDDFDVEKAAILREHFRIPGMGQTTARYFRDKLAMRVQARDAGIRVPVFSALFNDVEVTEYLRASSPPWVIKPRAEASAAGIKKVHSFDEAWQAIHSLGEERHLFLIEQFKPGAVYHVDALTLGGKVIFHRSSEYLNTPFEVAHGGGIFRSVTVEFNSKDAKALKKINEQVLKAFNMNYSASHTEVIKCHEDGEFYFLETASRVGGAHLAEMVEMSSGINLWREWAKVENALALKETYSLPEVRNEYSGIIISLARQQWPDSSPFNDSEIVWRMNEEYHIGMIVQSASRARVLELMEKYAQRIQHDYHASAPAKDKPTH, encoded by the coding sequence ATGAGTCTTACGTTTCTCTGCATTACCTGTTTTTTTAAAGGTGGGGATTTTATGCGGGCCTGCAAAGAGGCCGGTAATACGGTCTATCTGCTGACGGCCAAACGAACCGAAGGCAAAGCCTGGCCGTATGAGTCTATCGACGAAACCTTTTACCTGGAAGATGATTCCAATTCTCTCGCGAATTTTGAAAATATGATCAAGGGGCTCGCTTATGTGATGCGAACCCGTAAAATAGACAGGGTGGTGGCTTTGGATGACTTTGATGTAGAGAAAGCTGCCATCCTGCGCGAGCATTTTCGGATTCCGGGCATGGGACAAACCACCGCCCGTTATTTTCGTGATAAACTGGCCATGCGTGTGCAGGCCCGCGATGCCGGAATCAGAGTGCCCGTATTCAGTGCGTTGTTCAATGACGTTGAGGTCACTGAATACCTGCGAGCATCATCCCCGCCGTGGGTCATCAAACCCCGCGCAGAGGCTTCGGCGGCCGGTATCAAAAAAGTACACAGTTTTGACGAGGCATGGCAGGCCATTCACAGTTTGGGCGAAGAAAGGCATCTCTTTCTGATCGAGCAATTTAAACCGGGCGCTGTGTATCACGTTGATGCGCTGACACTGGGCGGAAAAGTCATTTTTCACCGGAGCAGCGAATACCTCAATACGCCGTTTGAAGTGGCGCACGGAGGCGGTATCTTTCGCTCCGTGACCGTAGAATTCAACTCGAAAGATGCTAAGGCCCTAAAAAAAATCAACGAGCAGGTGCTGAAAGCATTCAATATGAATTACAGCGCCTCTCATACAGAAGTCATCAAATGCCACGAAGACGGAGAGTTTTATTTTCTGGAAACGGCTTCCCGGGTTGGTGGGGCGCATTTAGCCGAAATGGTTGAAATGTCGTCGGGCATTAATTTATGGCGGGAATGGGCAAAGGTAGAAAATGCGTTGGCCTTAAAGGAGACGTATTCCCTGCCTGAGGTTCGAAATGAATATTCAGGTATCATTATCTCATTGGCCCGTCAGCAATGGCCGGATTCTTCGCCTTTTAACGACTCCGAAATCGTATGGCGTATGAACGAAGAATATCACATCGGGATGATCGTTCAATCCGCAAGCCGGGCACGTGTGCTTGAATTGATGGAAAAATACGCGCAACGGATTCAACATGATTATCACGCATCCGCTCCCGCAAAAGATAAACCAACCCACTAG
- the argC gene encoding N-acetyl-gamma-glutamyl-phosphate reductase encodes MINIGIVGAAGYTGGELLRILIHHPSVAIAWAHSKSQAGKPIYATHTDLLGDTELAFSGEEIADLLDQENLNAIFLCSGHNESKKFLENNTVPASVKIIDLSTDFRDQSNGFVYGLPELQRERIKTADRIANPGCFATSIELALLPLAAEGLLTDEVHVSAVTGSTGAGQALSTTTHFSWRNNNISIYKAFTHQHLKEIKMSLAALQAGFSKEVNFIPYRGDFARGIMANVYTKYSGTLEEALSLYQTYYESHPFTHVSTQDIDLKQVINTNKCLIQLQKHGENLLITSEIDNLTKGASGQAVQNLNLLFGLPEDAGLRLKAAAF; translated from the coding sequence ATGATTAATATCGGAATCGTCGGAGCAGCGGGATATACCGGAGGCGAATTACTGCGTATTTTAATCCATCATCCAAGCGTCGCCATTGCTTGGGCTCACTCTAAAAGTCAGGCCGGCAAACCCATTTATGCCACGCATACTGATCTATTAGGAGATACTGAGTTGGCATTTTCGGGGGAAGAAATCGCCGATCTATTGGATCAGGAGAACTTAAACGCCATTTTTCTTTGCTCGGGACATAATGAATCCAAAAAGTTTTTGGAAAACAATACTGTACCTGCTTCTGTAAAAATCATTGACTTAAGTACTGACTTCCGCGACCAGTCAAACGGTTTCGTGTATGGGCTCCCCGAGTTACAGCGTGAGCGCATCAAAACGGCCGACAGGATCGCTAACCCGGGATGTTTTGCCACGAGCATCGAACTGGCCTTATTGCCGTTGGCTGCCGAAGGTTTACTGACCGACGAAGTCCATGTAAGCGCCGTAACGGGATCTACCGGTGCAGGGCAAGCACTAAGTACTACCACCCACTTTAGCTGGCGCAACAACAATATATCCATTTATAAGGCGTTTACCCACCAACACCTGAAAGAGATCAAAATGAGTTTGGCCGCTTTGCAGGCAGGGTTCAGCAAAGAAGTCAATTTCATCCCGTACCGGGGCGATTTTGCCCGGGGCATCATGGCCAATGTGTATACCAAATATTCAGGAACGTTGGAAGAAGCCCTCTCGCTGTACCAAACCTACTACGAATCGCACCCATTCACGCACGTAAGCACCCAAGACATTGACTTGAAACAGGTGATCAATACCAACAAATGCCTGATCCAGCTTCAAAAACACGGAGAGAACCTTCTCATTACGAGCGAAATTGATAACCTCACCAAAGGAGCCTCGGGACAGGCGGTACAGAATTTGAATTTACTGTTCGGACTGCCCGAAGATGCCGGCCTGCGCTTAAAAGCCGCCGCTTTTTAG
- a CDS encoding M15 family metallopeptidase, which translates to MSRIAIWIVSLMLMLLSFACSDADGLNTSAWEKEHCDTTQRLDAFSILDLVLPFSQADTLKETLTSVPQIFVTVIQNGQIRPWKALTAASFQDAPYQLKLPADSLFLDSLSKIELAYLWSLADRYDYPYNRYEPLLKAVRDSFLVRRDSMMHAYTRQFPNYKLRVQSDLRGVGKQKRHLAMGKSVSPVSQHQFGLASDIAILHQGRQLQNINYYKTFLGQIGSQYALTWGGNFLGFVDPNHVQYYSNSAELLQKLPALRFEYEPFTLYFKKRVQAMTAAGKAAKVEDTKALLATLHELHKGHACVCDTLAERPMSIFTDTIALEAQKAGYQPKRDILVIGDLDRHTTGLIHPSGVQKTFRLGVWQ; encoded by the coding sequence ATGAGCAGAATCGCCATTTGGATTGTCAGTTTAATGCTCATGCTGCTATCTTTTGCCTGCAGTGACGCAGATGGCCTCAATACAAGCGCCTGGGAAAAAGAGCATTGCGATACTACCCAACGCCTCGACGCCTTCTCCATCCTTGATCTGGTACTCCCCTTTTCGCAAGCCGATACGCTCAAAGAAACGCTCACTTCCGTTCCTCAAATCTTTGTTACCGTCATCCAAAATGGGCAAATCCGACCTTGGAAAGCATTAACGGCCGCCTCTTTTCAGGACGCCCCTTATCAACTGAAACTCCCGGCGGACTCCCTGTTTTTGGATTCCCTTTCTAAGATCGAACTGGCCTATCTCTGGTCTCTGGCCGATCGGTACGATTATCCTTACAATCGTTACGAGCCGCTTTTAAAAGCCGTCCGCGATTCTTTTTTAGTACGAAGAGATTCAATGATGCATGCCTATACACGTCAATTTCCCAACTATAAACTTCGCGTTCAGTCAGATTTGCGAGGCGTAGGCAAACAAAAACGCCACCTCGCCATGGGGAAGAGTGTTTCGCCTGTGTCTCAGCATCAATTCGGATTGGCTTCCGACATCGCTATTTTGCACCAAGGCAGGCAATTACAAAATATTAATTATTACAAAACATTTTTAGGACAGATAGGGAGCCAATATGCATTGACATGGGGCGGAAATTTTTTAGGCTTTGTGGACCCCAATCACGTTCAGTACTATTCCAATTCTGCTGAACTTTTACAAAAACTGCCGGCATTGCGTTTTGAATATGAACCGTTTACCCTCTATTTCAAAAAGCGCGTGCAAGCCATGACGGCCGCCGGTAAGGCAGCCAAAGTAGAAGATACTAAAGCGCTGTTGGCAACCCTTCATGAATTACACAAAGGTCATGCCTGCGTGTGTGATACGTTGGCAGAGCGCCCAATGTCTATTTTTACGGACACTATTGCCTTGGAAGCACAGAAGGCGGGCTATCAACCCAAACGCGACATTTTAGTCATCGGCGATCTCGACCGGCATACCACCGGATTGATCCATCCCTCCGGCGTTCAGAAAACGTTCAGATTAGGCGTTTGGCAATAG